In one window of Dermochelys coriacea isolate rDerCor1 chromosome 3, rDerCor1.pri.v4, whole genome shotgun sequence DNA:
- the GJB7 gene encoding gap junction beta-7 protein — MSWGFLRDILSGVNKYSTGIGRIWLAIVFIFRLLVYVVAAENVWKNELKEFECNIRQPGCENVCFDHFFPVSQIRLWALQLIMVSTPSLLVVLHVAYRENREKRHKKKLYKSPGSMNGGLLCTYLISLIFKTGFEIGFLVLFYKLYGGFNVPHLVKCDMRPCPNTVDCYISKPTEKKVFLYFVVVTSCLCIVLNVSELSYLIFKYSIKHCLEIYDKKVQTMKSECQKLKYVEPDGTTSTALCYSNASPVLVNMPDKPESNLPTDLREG, encoded by the coding sequence ATGAGCTGGGGATTCCTGCGAGACATCCTAAGTGGAGTGAATAAATATTCAACAGGAATTGGCAGGATCTGGTTGGCTATTGTGTTTATATTCCGCTTGCTTGTCTATGTTGTGGCAGCAGAAAATGTCTGGAAGAATGAACTGAAGGAATTCGAGTGCAACATCAGGCAACCGGGTTGTGAAAACGTCTGCTTCGACCACTTCTTCCCTGTTTCCCAGATCAGGCTTTGGGCCTTGCAACTGATCATGGTCTCCACCCCTTCTCTTTTGGTTGTTCTCCATGTTGCCTATCGAGAGAACAGGGAAAAGCGACACAAAAAGAAACTTTACAAGAGCCCAGGAAGCATGAATGGTGGACTGTTATGCACTTATCTCATCagcctcattttcaaaacagGATTTGAAATTGGTTTCCTAGTTTTGTTTTACAAGTTGTATGGTGGATTCAACGTGCCACACCTTGTGAAATGTGACATGAGGCCATGTCCTAATACAGTAGATTGCTATATCTCCAAGCCCACAGAGAAGAAAGTCTTCCTCTATTTTGTGGTGGTGACTTCGTGCTTGTGCATTGTATTAAATGTAAGTGAACTGAGCTATCTGATTTTCAAATACAGCATAAAACATTGCCTTGAGATATATGACAAGAAAGTTCAGACCATGAAAAGTGAGTGCCAGAAGCTAAAATACGTTGAGCCCGATGGAACAACAAGTACAGCTCTGTGCTACAGCAATGCTTCACCAGTGCTCGTCAATATGCCAGATAAACCTGAAAGTAACTTACCTACTGATTTGAGAGAAGGATAA